The nucleotide sequence TCTGCATTTGTATGCTGGAAATTTATTTGGAGGGATTGAGACCTATTTAGTGACATTAGCCAAGACTCAAACACTAATGCCACAAATGCAGCATGAATTCGGGCTGTGCTTTTCGGGGCGATTGATGAGTGAGCTTCAGCAGGCAGGCGCGATCGTGCATGAGCTGGGGGCGGTGAAAGTTCGCAAGCCTTGGACAGTGTGGGCAGCGAGATCGCGACTAAAAGCACTCTTGCGGCAAGGGTATTTCGATGTGGTGATTGCTCATGCTTGCTGGGTACAGGCAATCTTTGGAGCAGTGGTGAAAGCACAGAAACTGCCGCTAGTATTTTCTGCTCATGATACGGTATCGGGTCGTGGATGGTTAGAGCAATGGGCTAAAAGAACAGTTCCGCATCTAGTGATTGCGAATAGTGATTTCACTAGATCGACGCTCAAGCTTCTTTATCCATCGTCTCCTAGCTGCTTACTCTATCATCCGGTTTTAAATTCGGCTGATCCGGATCAAGCTTCATTGCGGCGATCGGTGCGATCGCAGTTTCAGACCCCCGATGATCAAGTTGTGATGATTCAGGCTTGCCGTTTAGAACCTTGGAAGGGGCATCGATTGTTGCTGTCAGCATTGGGACAACTTAAAGATGTGCCAAACTGGGAGACGTGGATTGTGGGAGGAGCACAGCGTTCGCATGAAAAAGCTTATCTAGCTTCGCTTCAGGCGGAAGCAAAAGCATTAGGGATTGATGGTCGCGTGAAGTTTCTAGGTCAGCGATCGGATGTACCAAACTTGTTAGCTGCTGCTGATATTCATTGTCAACCGAATAGTGGAGGAGAGCCGTTCGGGATTGCTTTTATTGAAGCACTGTATGCTGGACTGCCTATTGTTACAACTGCGATCGGGGCTGCACCAGAAATTGTGAATGATACTTGTGGGTGTTTAGTACCTGCGGGAGATCCAAGCGCGATCGCTCAAGTTCTAAAGCGATTAATGACGGACGCAACAGAGCGCGATCGGCTGTCGCAAGGTTGTGTCGATCGAGCAGTCGCGCTTTGTGATCCAGCACAACAATTAAGTAAGCTATGTAAAATTCTCAGCCTAGAGCTTTCACTTGAAGCTCCGGTACAAACACCAAAGCTAACGACTCGCTGATTTTATGGTAAAGCTTTCTCTCAATGGGAAAACTACGATCGACATTTTGTATCGTTTTTGAGCACTTGCATGAACAAACTACTCACAGCTACTCTTACCAGTGCCTTTCTGCTCTTAGGGGCGGCAAAAGCTTCTGCTCTTACCGTTCTCTACGATGGCTCTGCGGGCAATTTTCCAACGAATCAAGGCTGGTTTTCAAATGGAACTGGCTCTCAATCTTTTAGTAGTGGCGGCACAATTCTCGATACAAATGGTAGTAGTGGAACGGACTTTAGTATCCGAACTGGCTACGCTCGGACTCCTGGTTTGGCTCCCTTGGGTGTCAGCTTAGACGCAAATAGCGGATTTAATTTGCGGTTTGATTTGGAATTGCTGAATGAGGCTCGTAATAGCGCAGCGTCAAACAATACGGCAGTCGATAACACCGACGATCGTGCAGGTTTGAGCATTACTGTGATCAGTTCTGATGCTTCAAAAGCGATCGAGCTTGGATTTTGGACAGATCGAATTTGGGCGCAGCAAGATGGGGCAGTCAAAGCTGATCCAAGTACAACAAATCTTAATCCACCCACACCCATTAGCCCAAGTGGAACGCGGTTCACTCAAGCAGAAGGAGCTGCTTTTAATACGCAATCAAGCGTGAATCGTTATGACTTGTCGTTTTTAGGCAATAGCTATTTTCTCTATGTTAATGGCGATTACAGCACACCTCTACTCACAGGACGTTTGCGGGACTACCGACCCGAAGCTGCTTTTGGAGGAGTCTCAGCTATCTATGCAGCGCCTAACTCTGTGTTTATAGGAGATAATACAACTTCTGCAAGAGGGAGCTTTAGGCTAAATCAGGTCGAGTATTCTCCAACGCCAGTTCCTTTTGCGTTTAATCCATTGTTGGGGTTTGGTGTGATTGGACTGACTAGATTGCGTAAGATAATTGTCAAAAGGGCTAAACGTTAAGAGGGTTAGAAACGGTCAGCGCCCAAAGCTCTCAGCACAGATGCCAGGAAATCAAACCAAGCATCAGATCAAGTTAGCCTCACTTGGCGCAGGCTCCATCGTGGGAAAGCTGCGTTTCAATCACGATCGTTTCATAGTTTAGTTTTTGCAAAACTTCAGTGAGCAATTGTTTAGCGCTGTTGTTGGCTGATTCGAGAATATTGCTTTCACAAGCTTCTTGGCGGATGGCTGCGATCGCTTTGAGTTGCGCTTCTTCTTCCAGTTCGGCAGAGGCTTTGGGGGCAAACCATTCACTATAGTTTGCCAGAATGGTCGAATGTCCCACGTTTAGCCCGATGTCTCGAAGGTAAGGTGCAGGCAGCACTAGATGAACTTTACCCGGACTTACAGATTTCACTTGCAACTGTTTCAGATCAATCCCTGCTTGCACTTGGGATACGCCTTCGTAAACCAGGTTGGTTTGTCCAACTTGTAAGCCAAACACGTCACTCGGTTTTTCAATACGGATGGTCGCTTTAGCTGTCATTGTCGCTGAGGTGAGTTGATCTGCGTTTTGCAGTCCTGAGAAGATAAGATTTCTCAGCTCAACCGTGGTTGCGGAATGCGGTAGGAACTGTAAACCAAATAGACCGAGCATCAGAAGCACGATCGCGCTCACAATCAGCCACTTAAATTTCTCAACGATCGGATTGATCACCGTTTCCACACTTTGACTCAGCAACGCGTCCCAAAACCGCATAACCCTGCTCCTAAACTCCAGTGCTATTGGTGATTCTAGCTGAGAATAAGTTTGCCCGTTGTTAAGTACGCCGAGATCGATTCCATTTTGCAGTAGACTGAGCAAGACGCGATCGAACTTCAATAAAATGACAGGCTCTAAGATTGGTGTAGCAGTTGTTGGAACGGGATTTGGGCAGAAAGTTCACATTCCTGGACTTCAAGCACATCCACGGACTGAAGTGGTTGCAATCTATCATCGAGACGCACAAAAAGCACAGGCGATCGCACACGCTCATCAAATTCCTCACGCTTGCTCAACGATCGAGGAAGTTCTGGCACTGCCAAACCTTGATGCTGTCAGCATCTCAACGCCGCCATTTTTGCATTTCGACATGGCAAAAACGGCGATCGATGCCGGGAAACATTTGCTGCTAGAAAAACCCACCGCATTAAACGTGATTCAAGCAAAAGACTTGTATCGTCGATCGCTAAAGAATCGCGTTGTTACCAGCATGAACTTTGAGTTCCGTTTCGTTCCCGCTTGGCAGCATTTCGCGGATTTGCTCGCGCAAGATTACGTCGGACAGAAACGCTTAATCAAAATCGATTGGCTCGTCTCTAGTCGCGCTGATGCCTCTCGCCCCTGGAATTGGTACGCCTGCAAAGATCAAGGCGGCGGTGCGTTGGGCGCACTCGGCTCTCATACGTTTGATTACATCACGTGGCTGTTTGGTGAAGTCGATCGCTTAACTGCCAGTCTCAGTACCGCCATTTCGAGCCGTTTTGATCCCGCTACAGGCGAACTCAAACCCGTCGATTCCGATGACACTTGTAATGTCACGCTGGAACTGATAGATGGAACTCCCTGCCAAATCTGTATCAGTTCCGTTACCGCTCAAGGACGGGGACACTGGATTGAGGTGTATGGCGATCGCGGCACTCTCATTCTCGGCAGCGACAATCAGAAAGACTACGTTCACGGATTCAAGCTCTGGGGCGCCCCTATAGGACAAGAACTCGTAGAACTCGAAATTCCGCCGCACTTTGCGTTTAAGCAAGTGTTTGCAGATGGACGCATCGCGCCGTTTATCCGCGTCGTTGATCAATGGGTGTTGGGGATCGATCGCCAAGAGTCCCTTTCACCTTCCTTAAAAGAAGGCGTATATTCACAACTCCTGATGGATCTCGCGCACGAATCAAACGAGACTGGAACTTGGGTGAACGTACCGCAATGGTAAAGAGGTTAAATCTCCTCATCAGGTGCGACCTCTAAATACAAGCGAATGAACTCCGATGCCGCCTTCGGATTCACTGACTTTAACGCCTTATAAATTTCAACTACAACTTCAGCTAATGGATCACGCTCACCCCGGAGCCAGCGACTGAAGTTCGATCGATTCACCCCCATCATCGCCGACAGTTGATATTGCGTGATGCTGTGGGATTCAAGCACCTGCCTTAATGCGCTCCCTGCTCTTGACATAGTCTGCTCTGCATAACAGTGGATGCTTTGACTATATCGGTTTTTAACCTCTGTGCAAATAAATTGAATCGCACCTATGGTAGTCGAAGTATTTTTTAGGTGAGTCGATGTCTCAGCCACGCGCCCAATAGCGGCAAGGCAATCCGATAGCCCAACTCAGCTCCGTACACCAAACCCTTCTGCTCTAAGCTTGCTAGCGCTCCTTGCAGCCCGCCCCCCCGCGACAGATTGTGCTTCTGAATATACTCGCGGGCATGAGGGCTATCTGTCGGATCAAGCGCCAAGCTTTCTAGCACCCGGACTTGGCTATACGGCAACAGCAAAATCAGCGACTCAAACGTTACCGAAAGATCTTGAATCAGCCCGATCGCAGCGCGATCGACATGATGCGGCTGAATCACGGTGACTGGCTCAAAATTCTTGCGAACCGCTTCACGTTTGCCATACTCCAGCCAAATCCGCCGCGCCAGCGTAATCGCATCGCCAAAATGCCCCTGCACATAGTTGAGAAACAGCACTAAGCTCTCTGGTTCAAGCTCTAACCGCTCAGTCAGCATCGCTTGAGCAATCCAAGTTTGCATCGTTTTATTCGATATGGGACTTAGCGACACGACTGGCAATTCTTTCGTCTCTGTCCAACGCTCTGCCACAGTTGCGATCAGCGCATAGCTCACCCGACTCTGCCGCCGGACTTCCTGACGTAAATACTGCTCCCATTTATTCGACCGATCGAATGACCTCAGATGCGGAAAGTTCAGAAATACAATCACCACCCGACTGTCAAACCATTCTGCTAGGGCTTGTGGCAGCCTCAAAAGCGCCTCAAACAAAGCCCATTCCTTACCCGGTGACGAATGCCAGATAATCTGGGATCTGCCGCCCGTCGATCGCAAAATGAACGGATGATCTTTACTCCAGCGATCGATAAAGGTCAGCTCTTCGGGAGATTCAAACGTCGTGACGATCGCGTCTGCAAGTAACTGCAAGAATCGGCAATAATTTGTAGCGCGGAGACAGTCGATTTCTAGCACTTTTGCGCCACAATCACGAGCCGCCGCTCGAATCAGAGTACGCCGACCAATTCCGGGCACACCTGCTAAGAGCAGATCGCGATCGCTGAGCAAAATTCGACTGACTTGATCGAGTTCTTGATCTCGCCCGATTAACTGAGGGGGAAGAAACGGATGGCTCACCATTATTTAAAGTCGCAAATCTGCACTGCTCAATCTGTAACCTGCTCAATCTGTAACCTGCTCAATCTGTACCTTCAGACGCTTCACACCGGTATCCTGAAACGGTATTGTCTAGATTTTATAACGGATTTGGAAAAAATACTAATTGCTAGTGCTATGCTTTGTCTGTTGGGCACTATGTTAAAGTGCCACACGGCAGTTATCCCATAACTTCTGAGTCTCTTATGTCTGGTCATTCACTTCCGTCGCCAACCACAGCTTGGCATACCTTAGATACCACCCAATCGCTCTCAACCCTGAAAAGCGATGTCCAGTCGGGTTTAAGTGAACAAGAGGCGGCACTCCGCCTGGATCAATACGGAACCAACGAGCTAGAGGAATCTGGCGGTCGTAGCCCGTGGGAAATCTTGATCGATCAGTTCAAGAACGTCATGTTGCTGATGCTGATTGGTGTCGCTCTCGTCTCTGGAATTCTCGATCTGATCGCACTAACGCAGAACAATCTCAAGCCTGGTGAAGTGCCTTTTAAGGATACGATCGCGATTCTGGCGATCGTCGTGCTAAATGGTGCATTAGGGTATGTTCAGGAGAGCCGCGCTGAAAAAGCGTTAGCAGCACTTAAGCAACTTTCGTCGCCGAGGGTACGTATCCTGCGGGGAGGACGAGTCACCGAGGTCGATTCCAAGTATCTGGTGCCGGGTGATGTGATGCTGGTGGAAGCAGGGGTTCAGGTGGCGGCAGATGGGCGGATTCTCGAAGCGGCAAACCTGCAAATCCGAGAAGCAGCACTCACCGGAGAAGCCGAAGCCGTCAACAAAAACGCCAAGATTACGGTCAGAGAGGATGCGATGCCTGCCGATCGGATCAACATGATCTATCAAGGCACTGAAGTAGTCAACGGTCGCGGCACGGTGGTAGTGACCGGAACCGGAATGCGAACGGAACTCGGAAAAATTGCTGCACAAATTCAGGGTGTGGAATCGGAGCCGACTCCGTTGCAGAAGCGGATGGATCAGTTGAGTAAAGCGCTAGTGACAGGGGCACTGGTACTGGTGGCGATCGTCGTGATCGGTGGCTTGATTATTACTCGCGATTTCAGCAAACTGCAAAACTTGCTGCAAACCTCGCTCAGTATGGCGGTGGCAGTCGTGCCAGAAGGCTTGCCTGCGGTCATTACAGTAACGTTGGCGATCGGAACTCAGCGCATGGTGCGTCGGCAAGCGTTGATTCGGAAGCTGCCTGCGGTAGAAACGCTGGGGTCTGTGACGACGATTTGTTCTGATAAAACCGGGACTTTGACCCAGAACAAAATGGTGGTGCAATCGCTGCATACGATTAGCTCCAGTCCAAAGATTACAGGTGAAGGCTATGCACCCGACGGCGAATTTCTGCTCAATGGATCGAGAATTATTCCCGCAGATCAGCCGGAATTGAGAGCCTTGCTTCTCGCTTGTACCTTGTGTAACGATTCGATTCTGCAACAAGAAGGCGGACAGTGGATTATTATCGGTGATCCAACTGAGGGAGCGTTGTTAACGGCTGCGGCGAAAGCAGGATTAGAGCGCGATCAGTGGAGCAGCAAACTTCCGCGGGTTTCAGAGTTTCCGTTCTCGTCCGATCGCAAACGCATGAGTGTGATCGTCAAAGATGCCGCAGGCTTACTGCAATCGGAAACAGACTTTCTCTCTACGCCTTTCTTGATGTTCACGAAAGGATCGCCAGAAATTGTTCTAGAGCGCTGTCATCAGATTCAGATTGGCGATCGCGTCGAGCCAATTACTCAAGCTCAGCGCGCTCAGATTCTTCAGCGCAACAATGAACTTGCTGGAAACGGTCTGCGGGTCTTGGGATTCGCTTACAAGCCTCTGAAAGAAGTGCCGCCAGAAACTGCCGACGAAGCTTCAGAGCAAGGATTAGTCTGGTTAGGCTTGGTGGATATGCTCGATGCGCCGCGTCCTGAAGTGCGCGAAGCGGTGAAGCGATGCCGCACCGCAGGCATTCGTCCGGTAATGATTACTGGAGATCACCAACTGACCGCCAGCGCGATCGCACAGGATCTGGGCATTTCCAAACCCGGAGATGAAGTGCTAATTGGGCGCGAACTTGAAGTGATGAGCGACCAAGAACTCGAACAGAACGTCGATCGCGTCAGTGTGTATGCGCGGGTTGCACCGGAACACAAGCTGCGGATTGTAAAAGCGCTCCAGCGTCGGGGACAAATTGCCGCAATGACCGGAGACGGAGTAAATGATGCCCCTGCACTGAAGCAAGCAGACATCGGGATCGCAATGGGAATTACCGGAACCGATGTGAGTAAAGAAGCTTCGGATATGGTGCTGCTGGATGATAACTTTGCGACGATCGTCGCTGCGACCGAAGAAGGGCGCGTGGTTTATACCAACATTCGCCGCTTTATCAAGTACATTCTGGGATCGAACATTGGGGAAGTGATTACGATCGCCGCTTCAGTGGTGTTAATTCCAGCCGTCGCTGCCACCGGAAGCGTCCCGCTCACACCGCTACAAATTCTGTGGATGAACCTTGTAACCGATGGGTTACCTGCGTTGGCGCTGGCGGTTGAACCGGCAGAACCGAACGTGATGAACCGTCCGCCGAACAATCCGGGAGAAAGCATTTTTGCGCGCGGCTTGGGGACGTACATGATTCGGATCGGGATTGTGTTAGCGATTCTCGCGATTTCAACGATGGTCTGGGCGTACAATTACACGACGACAAACTTCGGCGGCAACTTGGATGCCGATCGCTGGAAAACGATTGTGTTTACGACTCTATGTCTCGCACAGATGGGACACGCGATCGCAATTCGCTCCAACAATCGATTAACGATCGAACTGAATCCGTTTACCAATCTCTATGTTTGGGGCGCGGTGATTTTGACTTCGATTCTGCAATTGTTGTTAGTGTATGTTGCGCCGCTACGCGCCTTCTTCGGCACACACTATCTACCGTTCAACGAATTGATGGTTTGTGTGGGTGTGAGTGCATTGATGTTTGTGTGGATTGAACTAGAGAAGTTATTCTTCCGGTTCTATTTCAGCCAGAAGCGCTAAGTTCAATTTCTCATCAGCCTTAAGCCGCTCTCAGATCGAGGGCGGCTTTTATGCTTGATTTGATACACTTGGGAAGAATTCGGGGATTATCCGAATTCCGAATGCTCAGTTCTGTCGCTTATATGTATCTGCGCTCCCTGCATCTTCGCAATTTTCGTAACTATCACGACCAGCACATTGATTTTACGGCTGCAAAAACGATTCTGCTCGGCAACAATGCTCAGGGAAAGTCGAATTTGCTGGAAGCGGTGGAGCTATTGTCTTCGCTAAAATCGCATCGAACTTCCCGCGATCGTGATTTGATTTACGACGGTGAAACGCTGTCTCAAATCACCGGAAACTTAAAGCGCGAAATTGGAGAAATTGAGCTAAGCATGACGCTGCGCGAAAGTGGGCGGCGATCGGTCGCGCAAAATGGGGTATCAATGCGGCGACAACTCGATTTTCTCGGCACGTTAAACATGGTGCAATTTTCTAGCTTAGACCTGGACTTAGTGCGGGGAGGGCCGGATCAGCGTAGACATTGGATTGATGCGCTCTTAGTTCAACTTGAGCCGATTTATGCGTATGTGCTGCAACAATATAACCAAGTGCTGCGGCAGCGAAATGCTTTACTCAGAGCGCGATTAAAAGAGGAAAGTGAAGGCAGAGCCGTTTCATCACCGGATTTAGCGCTGTGGGATGCTCAGTTAGCGATCGCCGGATCAAGAGTAATTCGACGGCGTGCGAGAGTGTTAGGTCGATTAGCGCCGTTTGCGGAACAGTGGCATCAAGCAATTAGTGGTAGTACGGAAAAGTTAGAGATTCACTATGCGCCGAATGTTACTGCTGAGACGGATACGCCGGAAGCGTTGCAGCAGGCATTTTTAGAGAAAATTCAGGCAAGAGCGATCGCAGAACAACATCAAGGAACGACGTTAGTGGGAGCGCACCGGGATGAGGTGGAGTTTTTGATTAATCAAACGCCTGCTCGTCAGTATGGTTCACAGGGTCAACAACGGACTTTAGTTTTAGCGTTGAAGTTAGCAGAGCTTAAATTGATTGAAGATGTGATCGGAGAGCCGCCGCTTTTATTGTTAGATGATGTGTTGGCGGAATTGGATTTAAACCGACAAAATCAATTGTTAGAAGCGATTCAGGATCGGTTTCAGACCTTGATTACCACAACACATCTAGGATCGTTTGATGCTCAATGGATAGATTCAGCACAGATTTTAGAGGTGAAGGCGGGACAACTTTATCAAGCGTGAGCTGGGTTCTCTCACTGCGTTTGAGTTGTCGGGAAACGAACTGATTGTATGAATCTCATACCAAATTGATCTTTAATCGCTACAGCTCTTGCAAGCCCCCTAGATCCCCCATTTGGGGGACTTCAAGCCAAAGAAGAAGATTGGATTCTCAAAGTCCCCCAAAATGGGGGATTTAGGGGGCACGACTGGACATCAACGAAGCGAAAAATCCGCCGAACTCAGGTATCTATTAACTCTCCAACATCTGCAAGTGATACAAGCTGGCGTAGAGTCCACCCAAATCTAAAAGCTCGTCGTGCGTTCCCGATTCGACAAGCTGACCGCGTTTTAATACCAAGATGCGATCGACATTCCGAATCGTCGAAAGTCGGTGAGCAATAATGATCGCAGTGCGATTCACTAGCAATCGTTCTAACGCTTCTTGGATCAGGGCTTCGGTTCCGACATCTAAGCTGGCGGTCGCTTCGTCCAAAACGAGAATTCTCGGATCGCGGATCGCTGCGCGAGCAAATGCAAGAAGCTGTTTTTGCCCGCCAGAGAGATTCGTGCCGCGCTCCCGCAGCATGGTGTCGTAGCCCTGGGGCAATTGTTCGATCAAGCGATCGACATTGGTTTGCTCAGCCGCCGATCGAACTTGCTCAAAGCTGTAAGATTCTCCTAGCGTGATGTTGCTCTTCACATCCCCTGCAAACAGAAAGCCATCTTGCAAAATAATCGCCATTCGTCGCCGCAGTTCTGCCTGAGGCAAATCGCGAATATCTACTCCATCCAGTAAAATTCTGCCTCTAGTGGGGTCGTACAACCGACTGAGTAAGCGAATGATCGAGCTTTTCCCGGCTCCGGTCGGTCCAACTAACGCAACTTGCTCACCCGGACGAATCGTGAAATCGAGGTTTTGCAGCACATATTCATCCGACTTGTAGGCGAACGAGACGTTTTCAAAGCGGATTTCACCTTCGTTTTTAGAAGGAGGAATATGTCCGTCTGCCCGATCGCGAATCTCGATCGGTTCCGTCAAAATCTCGCTGACGCGCTCAACTGCGGTAAATCCGGCTTGAATTGCGGTGAATTTTTCGGCAAACTGACGCAACGGATCAAACAGACGTTGAGCATACAGAATAAAGGTTGAAAGCACCCCAAAGTTGAGATTTCCACCTGTGACGAGCCAGCCACCAACCCCAAGAACGCCTGCGATCGCAACAAGCGAAACCCATTCCAAGGTGGCAGAAACCGCAGAATCGTGAAAGATCGTGCGATCGACTTCTTTGATATAGCGCTTATTCACAGTGCGATATAGTTCACTGTTAAATTGCTCTCGTCGGAACAGTTGCACCACTCCAATTCCAGTGATGTTCTCTTGCAACATCGAATTGAGTTCCGAAAGTTCCTCACGCGCTCGATAGTTCGCTTTGCGGTACTGCTGCTGAAAATACACAATCAATCCCGTCACCGGAATCAGCATGGAAATCAACAGTAACGCCAGTTGCCACTGAATCAGGAACATTGCGCCCGCGATAAACAGCATCGTTGCCAGATCGCCAATGACCCCGATCGCACCTGTTGAAAAGACTTCTCCCAAAGCTTCGACATCACTGGTGAGGCGCGTGATTAACTTCCCAACTGGAGTGCGATCGAAGAATCGCACCGCCAACGAAGTCACATGAGTAAACAAATCACTCCGAATATTCGCAGTAATTCGCTGACCGACATTCTGAACTAAGAAGCCCTGAGCCGCATCGAACACCAATCGAAGTAAGACGGTCGCAAGCAATAAAAGCGCTAGAGCATTTAATCCAGTTTCCAGAGAGAAGTCGCGCAAAAAACCAAAGGGAAAATCGAAGGCGGAAGGTTCACGCTTCAACAGAGAAACTGCTTTACCAATCAGAATCGGCTGTACGGTGCTGGCGATCGCTGACGGAACCAGAAACACCAGCGACAGCAGCAAAAATCGCGCATTCCGACGGGCGTAAGGCGCAAGGCTGAGAAATAAACGCCAGTCAGTTTGTTGGGGGCGGCGAGAAGAAATCATACGATCGCGGCAGTAAGTTGATTCCGAATTTGATCAATAACGTGACTCACGTTGTCCGTATCCAGCCGATAGCTTAAGGGGTGAGCAATCAGCCGCGCTGTACTGTGAAACAACACATCGATTTCGATCAGTCCGTTTTCTCGCAGAGTGTTTCCAGTGGCGACTAGATCGACGATCGCTTCTGACATTCCCGTAATTGGGCCTAACTCGACTGATCCGTAAAGCGGCACGATTTCGACCGGCAAATCTAAGTTCTCAAAATACTCACGGGCGCAGTGAACAAACTTAGATGCCACACGACCATGCAGCGGCAATTCTAACGACGATCGATAATGACTCGAAGCCTTCACCGCAACCGACATCCGGCACTGCCCAAACCCTAAATCCACCAGATGCGCCACATTCGGCGTTTTTTCTCGTAGCACGTCATAACCCACGATTCCAAGCTGTGCCTGCCCGTATTCGACATACACCGGAACATCTGCGTTCCGCACTAATAAGGCTTTCGCGGTTCCGGTTGGGTCTGTAATTTGCAGTTGTCGATTGCCAGGTTCGAGAAACGCGCTAAAATCTAGCCCGATCGCGTTTAATAACCGAATACTGTCTTTTAATAATCCGCCTTTCGGCAATGCAACCGTCAACATACATCAAACTCTTTAAGAGAAATGTCAGAATCTATATCTTAGATCCGGATCGATTCTTTTTCCTTTAAGTCTTGGGGCATGAAAATTCTGCTGGTCGATGATGAAATTGAAATGGCTGAACCACTGAGCCGTTCGTTGACCCGTGAAGGGTATGAGGTGGATGTCGCGCAGGATGGCGATCGTGGCTTACAGC is from Cyanobacteria bacterium FACHB-DQ100 and encodes:
- a CDS encoding glycosyltransferase family 4 protein, coding for MKILHLYAGNLFGGIETYLVTLAKTQTLMPQMQHEFGLCFSGRLMSELQQAGAIVHELGAVKVRKPWTVWAARSRLKALLRQGYFDVVIAHACWVQAIFGAVVKAQKLPLVFSAHDTVSGRGWLEQWAKRTVPHLVIANSDFTRSTLKLLYPSSPSCLLYHPVLNSADPDQASLRRSVRSQFQTPDDQVVMIQACRLEPWKGHRLLLSALGQLKDVPNWETWIVGGAQRSHEKAYLASLQAEAKALGIDGRVKFLGQRSDVPNLLAAADIHCQPNSGGEPFGIAFIEALYAGLPIVTTAIGAAPEIVNDTCGCLVPAGDPSAIAQVLKRLMTDATERDRLSQGCVDRAVALCDPAQQLSKLCKILSLELSLEAPVQTPKLTTR
- a CDS encoding DUF4230 domain-containing protein; protein product: MRFWDALLSQSVETVINPIVEKFKWLIVSAIVLLMLGLFGLQFLPHSATTVELRNLIFSGLQNADQLTSATMTAKATIRIEKPSDVFGLQVGQTNLVYEGVSQVQAGIDLKQLQVKSVSPGKVHLVLPAPYLRDIGLNVGHSTILANYSEWFAPKASAELEEEAQLKAIAAIRQEACESNILESANNSAKQLLTEVLQKLNYETIVIETQLSHDGACAK
- a CDS encoding Gfo/Idh/MocA family oxidoreductase codes for the protein MTGSKIGVAVVGTGFGQKVHIPGLQAHPRTEVVAIYHRDAQKAQAIAHAHQIPHACSTIEEVLALPNLDAVSISTPPFLHFDMAKTAIDAGKHLLLEKPTALNVIQAKDLYRRSLKNRVVTSMNFEFRFVPAWQHFADLLAQDYVGQKRLIKIDWLVSSRADASRPWNWYACKDQGGGALGALGSHTFDYITWLFGEVDRLTASLSTAISSRFDPATGELKPVDSDDTCNVTLELIDGTPCQICISSVTAQGRGHWIEVYGDRGTLILGSDNQKDYVHGFKLWGAPIGQELVELEIPPHFAFKQVFADGRIAPFIRVVDQWVLGIDRQESLSPSLKEGVYSQLLMDLAHESNETGTWVNVPQW
- a CDS encoding helix-turn-helix transcriptional regulator, whose protein sequence is MSRAGSALRQVLESHSITQYQLSAMMGVNRSNFSRWLRGERDPLAEVVVEIYKALKSVNPKAASEFIRLYLEVAPDEEI
- a CDS encoding ATP-binding protein, which encodes MVSHPFLPPQLIGRDQELDQVSRILLSDRDLLLAGVPGIGRRTLIRAAARDCGAKVLEIDCLRATNYCRFLQLLADAIVTTFESPEELTFIDRWSKDHPFILRSTGGRSQIIWHSSPGKEWALFEALLRLPQALAEWFDSRVVIVFLNFPHLRSFDRSNKWEQYLRQEVRRQSRVSYALIATVAERWTETKELPVVSLSPISNKTMQTWIAQAMLTERLELEPESLVLFLNYVQGHFGDAITLARRIWLEYGKREAVRKNFEPVTVIQPHHVDRAAIGLIQDLSVTFESLILLLPYSQVRVLESLALDPTDSPHAREYIQKHNLSRGGGLQGALASLEQKGLVYGAELGYRIALPLLGAWLRHRLT
- a CDS encoding cation-translocating P-type ATPase, whose protein sequence is MSGHSLPSPTTAWHTLDTTQSLSTLKSDVQSGLSEQEAALRLDQYGTNELEESGGRSPWEILIDQFKNVMLLMLIGVALVSGILDLIALTQNNLKPGEVPFKDTIAILAIVVLNGALGYVQESRAEKALAALKQLSSPRVRILRGGRVTEVDSKYLVPGDVMLVEAGVQVAADGRILEAANLQIREAALTGEAEAVNKNAKITVREDAMPADRINMIYQGTEVVNGRGTVVVTGTGMRTELGKIAAQIQGVESEPTPLQKRMDQLSKALVTGALVLVAIVVIGGLIITRDFSKLQNLLQTSLSMAVAVVPEGLPAVITVTLAIGTQRMVRRQALIRKLPAVETLGSVTTICSDKTGTLTQNKMVVQSLHTISSSPKITGEGYAPDGEFLLNGSRIIPADQPELRALLLACTLCNDSILQQEGGQWIIIGDPTEGALLTAAAKAGLERDQWSSKLPRVSEFPFSSDRKRMSVIVKDAAGLLQSETDFLSTPFLMFTKGSPEIVLERCHQIQIGDRVEPITQAQRAQILQRNNELAGNGLRVLGFAYKPLKEVPPETADEASEQGLVWLGLVDMLDAPRPEVREAVKRCRTAGIRPVMITGDHQLTASAIAQDLGISKPGDEVLIGRELEVMSDQELEQNVDRVSVYARVAPEHKLRIVKALQRRGQIAAMTGDGVNDAPALKQADIGIAMGITGTDVSKEASDMVLLDDNFATIVAATEEGRVVYTNIRRFIKYILGSNIGEVITIAASVVLIPAVAATGSVPLTPLQILWMNLVTDGLPALALAVEPAEPNVMNRPPNNPGESIFARGLGTYMIRIGIVLAILAISTMVWAYNYTTTNFGGNLDADRWKTIVFTTLCLAQMGHAIAIRSNNRLTIELNPFTNLYVWGAVILTSILQLLLVYVAPLRAFFGTHYLPFNELMVCVGVSALMFVWIELEKLFFRFYFSQKR
- the recF gene encoding DNA replication/repair protein RecF; the protein is MYLRSLHLRNFRNYHDQHIDFTAAKTILLGNNAQGKSNLLEAVELLSSLKSHRTSRDRDLIYDGETLSQITGNLKREIGEIELSMTLRESGRRSVAQNGVSMRRQLDFLGTLNMVQFSSLDLDLVRGGPDQRRHWIDALLVQLEPIYAYVLQQYNQVLRQRNALLRARLKEESEGRAVSSPDLALWDAQLAIAGSRVIRRRARVLGRLAPFAEQWHQAISGSTEKLEIHYAPNVTAETDTPEALQQAFLEKIQARAIAEQHQGTTLVGAHRDEVEFLINQTPARQYGSQGQQRTLVLALKLAELKLIEDVIGEPPLLLLDDVLAELDLNRQNQLLEAIQDRFQTLITTTHLGSFDAQWIDSAQILEVKAGQLYQA